From a single Ailuropoda melanoleuca isolate Jingjing chromosome 12, ASM200744v2, whole genome shotgun sequence genomic region:
- the VPS9D1 gene encoding VPS9 domain-containing protein 1 isoform X5, translating into MPQDVMRWFQVPCALTRNPEDVRPGKAAIFWRWRLRRAQVVQERDFPEPKPESDSEEAYTEYLKSVHYISQVLLEEVETTKEGGDTVALDTSKMLKLAEQCLERAQSTAAKLGKTHLKPAMPTAAPGPSSTSRHRRVYSDEGGKLSPFLPPEIFQKLQVVESQSSKKELTPLEEASLQNQKLKAAYEARMARLDPSQAMQKTSLTLSLQRQMMENLVIAKAREETLQRKMEERRLRLQEAANRRFCSQVALTPEEREQRALYAAILEYEQDHEWPKHWRAQLKKSPGDLSLVTSLVSHLLSIPDHPISQLLKKLQCAVYRALYPIVSRGAVGAPSAPGCCSLPPDADGLLAPGSRRLRPSQSLYCMLSPAEPSLAPRPLDGTHASPPTPPPHAAPPDRGPDSSPAGPPSPLTHSLTGVQGKDSSFEDLEHFLATSEGWGRGRGRPPEPQTTGVKKEPLLEQLKSTVKDIHNAIDRLLSLTLLAFEGLNTAASKDRCLACIEEPFFSPLWPLLLALYRSVHRLREAALSRSMELYRNAPPATIGIPRKLLPRDLESTGAGAYPYCAAAQELGLLVLESCPQKKLECIVRVLRVICACAEDYYRTQQAAPEARPQLGAAAISTCLRKQPQPQ; encoded by the exons ATGCCACAAGATGTCATGCGGTGGTTCCAAGTGCCTTGTGCTCTGACTCGGAACCCCGAAGACGTCAGACCCGGGAAAGCGGCAATATTCTGGCGTTGGAGATTGCGGCGTGCTCAGGTGGTTCAGGAGAGGGATTTCCCAGAACCCAAGCCAGAAAGTGATTCTGAG GAGGCATATACAGAATACCTGAAGAGCGTCCACTATATCTCCCAGGTGCTGCTGGAAGAAGTGGAAACCACCAAAG AAGGTGGAGACACTGTGGCCCTGGACACTTCAAAGATGCTGAAACTGGCTGAGCAGTGTCTGGAGAGGGCCCAGTCGACAGCTGCCAAGCTCG GGAAAACACACCTGAAGCCAGCCATGCCCACGGCTGCTCCTGGCCCCTCATCTACCAGCCGACATCGCCGGGTATACTCGGATGAAGGGGGGAAACTATCTCCGTTCCTGCCGCCTGAGATCTTCCAGAAGCTTCAGGTGGTAGAGTCACAGAGTTCTAAGAA GGAGCTGACACCTCTAGAGGAGGCCTCTCTGCAGAATCAGAAGCTGAAGGCCGCCTACGAGGCACGGATGGCCCGTCTGGACCCCAGCCAGGCCATGCAGAAGACATCCCTG ACCTTGTCCCTGCAGCGGCAGATGATGGAGAACCTTGTGATCGCCAAAGCCCGGGAGGAGACA CtgcagaggaagatggaggagcGCCGGCTACGGCTCCAGGAGGCAGCCAACAG GAGGTTCTGCAGTCAAGTCGCCCTGACCCCGGAGGAGCGGGAGCAGCGGGCCCTCTATGCCGCCATCCTTGAGTACGAGCAAGACCAC GAGTGGCCGAAGCACTGGAGGGCCCAGCTCAAGAAGAGCCCAGGGGACCTGTCGCTAGTGACCAGCCTGGTGTCCCACCTGCTCAG CATTCCCGACCACCCCATCTCGCAGCTCCTGAAGAAGCTCCAGTGTGCAGTGTACCGGGCGCTGTACCCCATCGTGAGCAGGGGTGCCGTGGGTGCTCCTTCCGCCCCGGGCTGCTGCTCCTTGCCCCCGGACGCTGACGGGCTGCTGGCTCCTGGAAGCCGGCGGCTCCGGCCCTCGCAGAGCCTCTACTGCATGCTGTCCCCAGCGGAGCCCAGCCTGGCCCCGAGGCCCCTGGATGGCACCCACGCCAGTCCCCCTACGCCCCCTCCCCACGCCGCCCCCCCAGACAGAGGGCCGGACAGCAGCCCTGCCGGGCCTCCCTCACCCTTGACGCACAGCTTGACCGGTGTGCAGGGCAAAGACAGCTCCTTTGAAGACCTCGAACACTTCTTGGCTACTTCTGAGGGGTGGGGCCGGGGGCGTGGGAGGCCACCTGAGCCCCAAACAACGGGGGTGAAGAAGGAGCCGCTGCTGGAGCAGCTGAAGAGCACTGTGAAGGACATACACAACGCCATCG ACAGGCTGCTCTCGCTGACCCTCCTGGCTTTCGAAGGCCTGAATACGGCCGCCTCCAAGGACCGATGCCTGGCCTGCATCGAGGAGCCCTTCTTCTCTCCACTGTGGCCCCTGCTCCTGGCACTTTATAG GAGTGTGCACCGCCTCCGGGAGGCCGCCCTGAGCAGGAGCATGGAACTCTACAGGAATGCACCCCCAGCCACCATAGGCATTCCCAGGAAGCTCCTCCCCCGGGACCTGGAGTCCACAGGAGCTGGTGCCTACCCCTACTGTGCTGCAGCCCAGGAGCTGGGCTTGCTGGTCCTGGAGAGCTGCCCCCAGAAGAAGCTCGAGTGCATCG TGCGGGTCCTGCGGGTCATCTGTGCCTGTGCCGAGGATTACTACCGGACCCAGCAGGCTGCCCCTGAGGCCAGACCCCAGCTGGGCGCCGCAGCCAT AAGCACGTGCTTGAGGAAACAGCCCCAGCCTCAGTGA